The sequence CACGATATGGGCTTTTACCCGCAATACGATTTAAAGGCCGGACTAACTGAAACCTTAAACTGGTATAAAGCTAATAAGTGGCTTTAAAACTTTTTGTACTTTATATTTATACTGAAAAATAGACTCGAAAAATGAAAATTAACATCCAGCCTGCACAGGGCAAATTGGGTATTTTGATACCCGGCCTTGGTGCAGTAGCAACCACCATCATCGCAGGGGTTGAAGCCGTAAAAAAAGGCATCTCCAAACCAATAGGCTCGCATACCCAAATGGGTACCATCCGTTTAGGTAAAAGAACGGAAAACCGTAACCCTAAAATTAAAGACTTTGTACCACTGGCAAGCCTTGACAATGTTGTGTTCGGCGGCTGGGATGTGTTTTCGGACAATGTATACGAATCGGCCATGAACGCCGAGGTACTGGAACCGGGATTACTGTTTGCGGTTAAAGATCAGTTGGAGACTATCGTTCCGATGAAGGCGGCGTTTGATAAAAACTACGCTAAAAACCTGACCGGCACTCACGTTAAAACAGGTACCCGTTTAGATATGGCTAACGAGTTGATGGCCGATATCCAAAACTTTAAAGAGAAAAACGGCCTTGACCGCGTTGTGGTATTATGGTGCGGTTCTACCGAGATCTACTACGAAGCAAGCGATGTGCACAGCACCCTGGCTAAGTTTGAAGAGGGCCTGAAGAACGATGATCACCTGATTGCGCCAAGTATGCTTTACGCTTACGCAGCCCTTAAATTAGGTGTACCATTTGTAAACGGCGCGCCAAACTTAACCGTTGATACCCCCGCTTTAATTGAACTGGCTAAAGAAACCAAAACCCCTATCGCGGGTAAGGATTTCAAGACCGGCCAAACCCTGATGAAAACCATTCTGGCACCAGGTTTAGCTGCACGTTCGTTAGGCGTACGCGGCTGGTTCAGCACCAATATTTTAGGTAACCGCGATGGTTTGGTACTGGACGATCCGGATAACTTTAAAACCAAAGAAGTTTCTAAACTGGGTGTATTAGAGGACATCTTTAAACCAGAGGATAACCCTGACCTTTATGGCGATATCTTCCACAAGATCCGTATCAACTACTATCCGCCTCATGGCGATAACAAGGAAAGCTGGGACAACATTGACATTTTTGGCTGGTTAGGCTACAAAATGCAGATCAAGATCAACTTCCTGTGCCGCGATTCGATCCTGGCGGCCCCGGTTGCGCTGGACTTGGCCCTCTTTATCGATCTGGCCAAACGTGCCGGTATGGTAGGTATACAGGAGTGGTTATCGTTCTACCTTAAATCGCCGCAAACCGCACCTGGTCTGCAGGCCGAGAACGATATCTTTAAACAATTAATTAAACTGGAAAACACACTACGCTACTTAATGGGCGAAGACCTGATCACACATTTAGGTTTAGACTATTATGATGATGTGTTTGCTAATCAATAATTGATTTTTTGTGTTGGTGGTGATTTAACCACAGAGGACACAGAGATTTTCACAGAGGGCACGGAGATTTTCTTCGTGCCCTCTGTATTTCGTCTGAACCTGAACTTTAGGAATTTAAGAATGTACAG comes from Mucilaginibacter mali and encodes:
- a CDS encoding inositol-3-phosphate synthase, translated to MKINIQPAQGKLGILIPGLGAVATTIIAGVEAVKKGISKPIGSHTQMGTIRLGKRTENRNPKIKDFVPLASLDNVVFGGWDVFSDNVYESAMNAEVLEPGLLFAVKDQLETIVPMKAAFDKNYAKNLTGTHVKTGTRLDMANELMADIQNFKEKNGLDRVVVLWCGSTEIYYEASDVHSTLAKFEEGLKNDDHLIAPSMLYAYAALKLGVPFVNGAPNLTVDTPALIELAKETKTPIAGKDFKTGQTLMKTILAPGLAARSLGVRGWFSTNILGNRDGLVLDDPDNFKTKEVSKLGVLEDIFKPEDNPDLYGDIFHKIRINYYPPHGDNKESWDNIDIFGWLGYKMQIKINFLCRDSILAAPVALDLALFIDLAKRAGMVGIQEWLSFYLKSPQTAPGLQAENDIFKQLIKLENTLRYLMGEDLITHLGLDYYDDVFANQ